The following coding sequences lie in one Maledivibacter sp. genomic window:
- a CDS encoding carboxymuconolactone decarboxylase family protein: protein MDRKKLQEEFKEEIGFVPPGVMVSQSFGENFQRIISEYHHEIWRDGVIPLKYRYLIAFATAVFDENERRAKLEMNKAIKYGATKEEIIEVLKQQVWMKGAPTLVQVAPLVKYMESKLGKKD, encoded by the coding sequence ATGGATAGAAAAAAATTACAAGAGGAATTTAAGGAAGAGATAGGCTTTGTACCGCCGGGAGTAATGGTATCTCAAAGCTTTGGAGAAAACTTTCAAAGGATAATCTCTGAGTATCATCATGAAATTTGGAGAGATGGTGTCATACCTTTAAAATACAGATATTTAATTGCATTTGCTACAGCAGTTTTTGATGAAAATGAAAGAAGAGCTAAGCTGGAAATGAATAAGGCTATAAAATATGGAGCAACAAAGGAGGAAATAATCGAAGTATTAAAACAGCAAGTATGGATGAAGGGGGCACCGACCTTAGTCCAAGTAGCGCCCCTTGTTAAATATATGGAAAGCAAGCTTGGCAAAAAGGACTAA
- the hcp gene encoding hydroxylamine reductase, with the protein MDNAMFCWQCEQTAGGKGCTKVGVCSKDPDVAKMQDVLIYLLKGIGFYATKNIERGNKIPQEMGEFLTECVFATLTNVNFDSQRFVKYIKEANTIKKQLKESAGQLENVPIDADFIAPETRGEILNIPSRPNLGVMDDEDLDMDIRSLREFLIYGIKGMGAYHHHAYVLGKYDEEVANFMFKAMGATLDRSLTVEDYFDLNMECGKANLKCMALLDAGNTGAFGDPEPTEMLITKKKGPFIVVSGHDLKDLGDLLEQSNGKGVNIFTHGEMLPCNAYPGLKKYPHLIGNYGGAWQDQQKEFNSIPGAILMTSNCLMKPRESYKDRIFTSSIVGWPDIQHIETVNGKKDFSPVINRALELSGFPEDEPEKRIPMGFGRNALLESAGAIVDAVKAGKIKHFFLIGGCDGARPGRNYFTEFAEKTPKDTAILTLACGKYRFNKLDLGTVAGFPRILDCGQCNDAYTAIQVALALAEAFDCDVNDLPLSFIISWYEQKAVAVLQTLLYLGLQDIYLGPTLPAFVTPNVLQVLVDKFNIKAISTPDEDLKAILG; encoded by the coding sequence ATGGATAATGCTATGTTTTGTTGGCAATGTGAACAAACTGCGGGGGGAAAGGGCTGTACTAAGGTTGGGGTCTGTAGCAAAGATCCTGATGTGGCTAAAATGCAGGATGTTTTGATTTATTTACTAAAAGGAATAGGTTTCTATGCCACTAAAAATATTGAACGTGGAAATAAAATTCCCCAAGAGATGGGAGAGTTTCTCACAGAATGTGTATTCGCCACTCTCACAAACGTAAACTTTGATAGTCAAAGATTTGTAAAATACATAAAAGAGGCTAATACAATCAAAAAACAATTAAAGGAAAGTGCAGGTCAGCTTGAAAATGTTCCAATAGATGCGGATTTCATAGCTCCTGAAACTAGAGGTGAAATACTTAATATACCTAGTAGACCAAACCTCGGTGTTATGGATGATGAAGATTTAGATATGGATATCCGTTCCCTAAGGGAATTCCTTATTTATGGAATAAAGGGTATGGGTGCATATCATCATCATGCTTATGTGCTAGGCAAATATGATGAAGAAGTTGCCAATTTTATGTTTAAAGCCATGGGTGCTACACTAGATAGAAGCTTAACTGTTGAGGATTATTTTGATCTAAATATGGAATGTGGAAAAGCTAACCTCAAGTGTATGGCACTTCTAGATGCTGGAAATACTGGTGCCTTTGGAGATCCTGAACCCACTGAAATGCTTATAACTAAGAAGAAGGGGCCATTCATTGTAGTTTCTGGACATGATCTAAAGGATTTAGGGGATCTGTTAGAACAATCCAATGGAAAGGGTGTCAATATATTTACCCACGGCGAAATGCTTCCATGTAATGCTTATCCTGGGCTCAAAAAATATCCCCACCTAATAGGTAATTACGGTGGTGCATGGCAGGATCAACAAAAAGAATTTAATAGTATTCCAGGAGCCATACTTATGACAAGTAACTGTTTGATGAAACCCAGAGAAAGCTATAAAGACAGGATATTTACTTCAAGTATAGTTGGATGGCCTGATATTCAGCATATTGAAACTGTTAATGGTAAAAAGGATTTCTCACCAGTGATAAATAGGGCCTTAGAGTTAAGTGGATTTCCAGAGGATGAACCAGAGAAGAGAATTCCAATGGGATTCGGTAGAAATGCTTTGTTAGAAAGTGCTGGTGCAATAGTGGATGCCGTAAAGGCCGGTAAGATAAAACACTTTTTCTTGATAGGCGGTTGTGATGGAGCAAGACCCGGAAGAAATTATTTCACAGAATTCGCTGAAAAAACGCCAAAGGACACTGCAATCCTCACACTAGCTTGTGGTAAATATAGATTTAATAAGCTTGACTTAGGAACCGTAGCTGGATTCCCAAGAATTCTTGATTGCGGTCAATGTAATGATGCCTATACAGCTATCCAAGTTGCCCTTGCCTTGGCTGAAGCCTTTGATTGTGATGTAAATGACCTTCCACTTTCCTTTATAATCTCATGGTATGAGCAAAAGGCCGTTGCAGTATTGCAGACACTGCTTTACTTAGGACTTCAAGATATCTATCTGGGCCCCACATTACCTGCATTTGTTACTCCAAATGTACTTCAAGTCCTAGTAGATAAATTTAATATCAAAGCTATATCAACACCCGACGAAGATCTAAAGGCAATATTGGGATAG